Proteins co-encoded in one Lacerta agilis isolate rLacAgi1 chromosome 6, rLacAgi1.pri, whole genome shotgun sequence genomic window:
- the TCP11 gene encoding T-complex protein 11 homolog, with translation MSNPKTTSSDSNDSQNTDCNPRKVRDHEDSHGGDMPSLCLPDIPPSSPPQILSVSELMETANEVSKMTIAHEIVVNHDFKLQEVNFLPNSLESRVKETLHKAFWDILREQLSKTPPDYSHAIKLLQEIKETLLSLLLPRQHRLQSQIEETLDMELIKQEAEHGALDIPNLTAYILGTMAMLCAPVRDEEIQRLRVMADPVHLLREIFRVLNLMKMDMVNFTIQSLRPHLQEHSVEYERKKFQELLKKLPGGLTCTTEWLRKAAAEISTSDVLPSSSTFETNGSSVPPSSPAAREALSVHSPTAVLNQAYMDLLHWEPGKEYPETMLMDKARLDALQMKVNQLAIIAAVLLVSSSTCGSGVFSSPGCGDRLKRVIKALLGGLPDTRLEDVLMDISNQMHEEVNNILLQLGYPVLSTDKAASLKGQLRSLAEKDNAVRILIEQRIQTFLRLCLYPGGQNAKNLPQGLAPIQEELLEVGQRFGSLIHHNRQVFGPYYSGILKKLLLPEGKSEAGTDSH, from the exons CCAGTCCTCCCCAAATTCTTTCTGTGTCAGAACTCATGGAAACAGCCAATGAAGTCTCGAAAATGACCATAGCACATGAAATTGTAGTAAACCATGACTTCAAATTGCAAGAGGTGAATTTCTTACCAAACAG TTTGGAAAGCAGAGTTAAAGAGACATTGCATAAAGCTTTTTGGGACATTCTGAGAGAACAGCTCTCCAAAACACCACCAGACTATTCCCATGCTATCAAGCTACTTCAAGAAATCAAAGAG ACCCTACTGTCCTTGCTCCTGCCCCGACAACATCGTCTGCAAAGTCAGATTGAAGAAACTCTGGACATGGAGCTGATAAAACAGGAGGCTGAGCATGGTGCTTTAGATATCCCCAACCTCACCGCTTACATCTTAGGTACAATGGCAATGCTCTGTGCACCTGTTAGAGATGAGGAGATACAGAGACTACGAGTCATGGCAGACCCAGTTCATCtgctcag AGAGATCTTCAGAGTTCTGAACCTAATGAAAATGGATATGGTAAATTTTACCATACAAAGCCTTCGACCCCATCTGCAAGAGCACTCTGTTGAGTATGAAAGGAAAAAATTCCAGGAGCTCCTGAAGAAGCTACCAG GTGGCCTCACTTGCACAACTGAGTGGTTGCGCAAGGCAGCAGCTGAAATATCAACCTCTGATGTGCTACCCTCCTCATCCACCTTTGAGACCAATGGATCATCTGTTCCACCCTCCTCTCCGGCTGCTAGAGAAGCGTTATCTGTCCATAGTCCCACAGCTGTGCTAAACCAAGCATACATGGACTTGCTGCATTGGGAGCCTGGAAAAGAATATCCTGAG ACTATGTTGATGGACAAAGCCCGCTTGGATGCCCTTCAGATGAAAGTGAATCAGCTAGCCATTATTGCTGCAGTCCTACTAGTGAGCAGCAGTACATGTGGAAGTGGAGTGTTCAGCTCACCAGGATGTGGAGATAGGCTAAAAAGGGTAATAAAAGCCCTTCTGGGAGGACTTCCTGACACAAG GTTAGAAGATGTTTTAATGGATATCAGCAATCAAATGCATGAGGAAGTTAACAACATTCTCCTGCAGTTGGGGTATCCTGTTCTCAGCACTGACAAGGCTGCTTCACTTAAAGGCCAACTCAGGAGTCTTGCAGAGAAGGACAATGCAGTACGAATTCTAATTG AGCAACGGATCCAAACTTTTCTTAGGCTTTGTTTGTATCCTGGTGGCCAGAATGCTAAGAATCTACCCCAAGGCCTTGCTCCTATTCAAGAAGAATTACTGGAAGTGGGCCAGAGGTTTGGCAGTTTGATTCATCACAACAGACAGGTGTTTGGTCCCTACTACTCAGGGATACTGAAGAAATTGCTGCTTCCAGAGGGAAAATCTGAAGCCGGGACAGATTCCCATTAA